From Nitratidesulfovibrio vulgaris str. Hildenborough, a single genomic window includes:
- the uppS gene encoding polyprenyl diphosphate synthase yields MSDSRNEQVSVSAAALPAHVAIIMDGNGRWATMRGLSRSEGHKAGTEAARAIVTEARTVGIRHLTMYTFSRENWSRPKSEVKFLFELLVDFLGRELANLERQGIRLNVFGALEDLPMATRMALQHAIGRTAHCDAMMLNLALNYSGREEILRACRSLVTEGVAPADITEEAFAARLYTAGQPDPDLVIRTSGEIRISNYLLFQSAYSEFYFTDTLWPDFTPAELHKALETYAGRSRRFGRTQEQIEQ; encoded by the coding sequence GTGAGCGACTCACGCAACGAACAGGTATCCGTGTCGGCAGCAGCCCTGCCCGCCCATGTGGCCATCATCATGGACGGCAACGGACGATGGGCCACCATGCGCGGCCTCTCGCGCAGCGAAGGGCACAAGGCGGGCACCGAAGCCGCCCGTGCCATCGTCACGGAGGCGCGCACCGTGGGCATCCGCCACCTGACCATGTACACCTTCTCACGCGAAAACTGGAGCCGCCCCAAGAGCGAGGTCAAGTTCCTGTTCGAATTGCTGGTGGACTTCCTTGGGCGTGAGCTTGCCAACCTTGAGAGACAGGGCATACGCCTCAACGTTTTCGGTGCGCTTGAAGACCTGCCCATGGCAACGCGCATGGCCCTGCAACACGCCATAGGCCGCACGGCCCATTGTGACGCCATGATGCTGAACCTCGCGCTCAACTATTCCGGTCGTGAAGAGATACTCCGCGCGTGCCGCAGTCTTGTCACAGAGGGCGTCGCCCCCGCGGACATCACGGAGGAGGCCTTCGCCGCACGCCTCTATACGGCCGGGCAGCCCGACCCCGACCTCGTCATCCGCACCAGCGGCGAGATACGCATCAGCAACTACCTGTTGTTCCAGAGTGCCTACAGCGAATTCTACTTCACTGACACGCTCTGGCCCGACTTCACCCCCGCCGAACTGCATAAGGCACTCGAGACCTATGCGGGACGCAGCCGCCGCTTCGGACGCACTCAGGAGCAGATCGAACAATGA
- the frr gene encoding ribosome recycling factor, translating into MDMDSILLDAEERMEKAIAALEREFSRLRTGRASASLVDGIKVDYYGTPTPISQVASVAVPDSRCITIQPWDRNAFSLIEKAILKSDLGLNPVNDGKIIRINIPPLTEERRKDLGKMARKYAEEAKVAVRNVRRDANEQLKKLEKNKELSEDDLRKAQEDVQKLTDRFVAKTDEKAGAKEKEIMDI; encoded by the coding sequence ATGGATATGGACAGCATTCTCCTCGACGCCGAAGAGCGCATGGAAAAGGCCATTGCCGCGCTCGAACGCGAATTCTCCAGGCTGCGCACCGGTCGCGCCTCCGCCTCGCTGGTAGACGGTATCAAGGTGGACTATTACGGCACCCCCACCCCCATCAGCCAGGTGGCCTCCGTTGCCGTGCCCGACAGCCGCTGCATCACCATCCAGCCGTGGGACCGCAACGCCTTCTCGCTCATCGAAAAGGCCATCCTCAAGTCCGACCTCGGCCTCAACCCTGTCAACGACGGCAAGATCATCCGCATCAACATCCCGCCGCTGACCGAAGAACGCCGCAAAGACCTCGGCAAGATGGCGCGCAAGTACGCGGAAGAGGCCAAGGTCGCCGTGCGCAACGTCCGCCGCGACGCCAACGAGCAGCTCAAGAAGCTCGAGAAGAACAAGGAGCTTTCTGAAGACGACTTGCGCAAGGCGCAGGAGGACGTCCAGAAGCTCACGGACCGTTTCGTCGCCAAGACCGACGAGAAGGCCGGTGCGAAAGAAAAGGAAATCATGGACATCTAA
- the pyrH gene encoding UMP kinase, translating to MSELKYKRVLLKLSGEALAGENKFGIDPATVSKICHEIADVVDMGLQVALVIGGGNIFRGLSSSAKGMDRSSADYMGMLATVLNALAVQDALEKLGHPTRVLSAITMQEVCEPYIRRRAERHLEKGRVVICAAGTGNPYFTTDTAAALRGMELKCEAIIKATKVDGVYDKDPMKHDDAVLFPRLTYVETLQRKLGVMDSTAITLAMENEVPIIVCNMFKGSIKRVVCGEEVGTIVQGG from the coding sequence ATGAGCGAACTCAAGTACAAGCGCGTGCTGCTCAAACTCAGCGGCGAGGCCCTTGCGGGCGAGAACAAGTTCGGTATTGACCCCGCCACAGTTTCAAAGATATGCCATGAAATCGCGGACGTCGTGGACATGGGGCTTCAGGTTGCCCTCGTCATCGGCGGCGGCAACATCTTCCGTGGACTCTCCTCGTCCGCCAAGGGCATGGACCGTTCCTCGGCCGACTACATGGGCATGCTGGCCACCGTCCTGAACGCACTTGCCGTGCAGGACGCGCTGGAAAAGCTCGGGCACCCCACGCGCGTGCTCTCTGCCATCACCATGCAGGAGGTCTGCGAGCCCTACATCCGCCGCCGCGCCGAACGTCACCTTGAAAAGGGGCGCGTGGTCATCTGCGCCGCCGGCACCGGCAACCCCTACTTCACGACCGACACCGCCGCCGCGTTGCGTGGCATGGAACTGAAGTGCGAAGCCATCATCAAGGCCACCAAGGTGGACGGGGTCTACGACAAGGACCCCATGAAGCATGATGACGCCGTGCTGTTCCCGCGTCTCACCTATGTCGAGACCCTGCAGCGCAAGCTGGGCGTCATGGACTCCACGGCCATCACCCTCGCCATGGAGAACGAGGTGCCCATCATCGTGTGCAACATGTTCAAGGGCAGCATCAAGCGAGTGGTCTGCGGCGAAGAGGTCGGGACCATCGTACAAGGAGGCTAA
- a CDS encoding glycosyltransferase family 2 protein, with protein sequence MRPTITALVLTYNGERLLDRCLGSLAFCDRILVVDSFSTDATVAIAQAAGAEVLQRKWEGPGPQFAFALEKISDGWIVSLDQDEICSEELRDSILAATAADSGEAGYWIPRRSWYFDRFLKHSGWYPDHLLRLFRAGRMRVEVSGAHYSFHPDGETGTLTGDILHYPYESFRQHLDKVNDYAQKGADDLRAKGKRGGLCAGLCHGAGRFIRIYIIKRGFLDGRAGFINAIHGAFYAFLKHLRIEEGDWGRPFEHK encoded by the coding sequence ATGCGCCCGACGATCACGGCCCTTGTCCTCACCTACAACGGAGAACGCCTCCTCGACCGTTGTCTCGGGTCTCTGGCCTTCTGCGACAGGATTCTGGTCGTCGACTCGTTCTCGACCGATGCCACCGTCGCCATCGCGCAAGCCGCAGGTGCCGAAGTGCTGCAACGCAAATGGGAAGGCCCCGGCCCGCAGTTCGCCTTCGCACTCGAGAAGATTTCCGATGGCTGGATTGTCAGCCTCGACCAGGACGAGATATGCTCCGAAGAGCTTCGCGACAGCATCCTCGCCGCCACGGCTGCGGATTCGGGCGAGGCCGGCTACTGGATTCCGCGCAGGTCATGGTATTTCGACAGGTTCCTGAAGCATAGCGGCTGGTATCCCGATCATCTGCTCCGTCTCTTCCGTGCCGGACGCATGAGGGTCGAGGTCTCTGGCGCGCACTATTCGTTCCATCCCGACGGGGAGACGGGGACGCTCACGGGCGACATCCTGCACTACCCCTACGAAAGCTTCAGGCAGCACCTCGACAAGGTCAACGACTATGCCCAGAAAGGTGCCGACGACCTGCGCGCCAAGGGCAAACGGGGCGGTCTCTGTGCCGGGCTTTGCCACGGCGCGGGGCGTTTCATTCGCATCTACATCATCAAGCGCGGCTTTCTCGATGGCCGTGCCGGGTTCATCAACGCAATCCACGGGGCCTTCTACGCCTTCCTCAAGCACCTGCGCATAGAGGAAGGAGACTGGGGACGCCCCTTCGAACACAAGTAG
- the tsf gene encoding translation elongation factor Ts, translated as MAITASMVKELREKTSAGMMDCKKALEECGGEMDKAVDWLRQKGLSKAAKKAGRATSEGLVGCFVSADGKTAGLAELKCETDFVSRNEKFVELAGKLAEQVATKGALDESAQTAINDIIATLGENMGSGRTAQMNVAGEGFIGSYLHSNGKIAVLVEMTCEKAATAAEATFLECAKNVAMQIAASNPAAVSADKVDPALIAREREVYRQKALEEGKPENIVEKIAEGAVKKFFKEACLLEQPYIRDDKTTVAELLKQTSKAVGDNLGVARFVRFQLGEDAAAEEAAE; from the coding sequence ATGGCTATAACTGCTTCCATGGTCAAGGAACTGCGCGAGAAGACCAGCGCTGGCATGATGGACTGCAAGAAGGCCCTTGAAGAGTGCGGGGGCGAGATGGACAAGGCCGTCGACTGGCTGCGCCAGAAGGGTCTTTCCAAGGCCGCCAAGAAGGCCGGTCGTGCCACCTCTGAAGGTCTCGTCGGTTGCTTCGTGTCTGCCGACGGCAAGACCGCAGGCCTTGCCGAACTCAAGTGCGAGACCGACTTCGTGTCGCGCAACGAGAAGTTCGTCGAACTGGCCGGCAAGCTTGCCGAACAGGTTGCCACCAAGGGTGCCCTCGACGAATCGGCCCAGACCGCCATCAACGACATCATCGCCACCCTTGGCGAGAACATGGGCTCCGGCCGCACCGCGCAGATGAACGTCGCCGGTGAGGGCTTCATCGGCAGCTACCTCCACTCCAACGGCAAGATTGCCGTTCTCGTGGAGATGACCTGCGAGAAGGCCGCCACCGCTGCCGAAGCCACCTTCCTGGAATGCGCCAAGAACGTGGCCATGCAGATTGCGGCCAGCAACCCCGCTGCCGTGAGCGCCGACAAGGTCGACCCCGCCCTCATCGCCCGTGAGCGCGAAGTGTACCGCCAGAAGGCCCTTGAAGAAGGCAAGCCCGAGAACATCGTCGAGAAGATCGCCGAGGGTGCCGTGAAGAAGTTCTTCAAGGAAGCCTGCCTGCTTGAGCAGCCCTACATCCGCGACGACAAGACCACCGTTGCCGAACTGCTGAAGCAGACCAGCAAGGCTGTGGGCGACAATCTGGGCGTTGCCCGCTTTGTCCGCTTCCAGCTTGGCGAGGACGCCGCTGCCGAAGAGGCCGCGGAGTAA
- the rpsB gene encoding 30S ribosomal protein S2 — protein MAYVSMKQMLETGVHFGHQTRRWNPKMRPFIFGARNGIHIIDLQQTVKMFRVAHDKVVDTVANGGRVMFIGTKRQAQEAVATEAGRAGQFYVTNRWMGGTLTNFFTIQKSIDRLKKLEAMFADGTVNRYQKKEILRLQREMDKLLATLGGIKDMDKLPQLAFVIDPHREDIAIKECRKLGIPIVAVTDTNCDPDLIDFVIPGNDDAIRAIKLFVAAIADACLEGDALRKERKGQDAEEELKKASEPKAAEAAAE, from the coding sequence ATGGCTTACGTCAGCATGAAGCAAATGCTGGAGACGGGTGTCCACTTCGGCCACCAGACCCGCCGCTGGAACCCCAAGATGCGTCCTTTCATCTTCGGCGCCCGTAACGGCATCCATATCATCGACCTTCAGCAGACCGTGAAGATGTTCCGCGTCGCCCATGACAAGGTGGTCGACACCGTCGCCAACGGCGGCCGCGTGATGTTCATCGGCACCAAGCGTCAGGCGCAGGAAGCCGTGGCCACCGAAGCCGGTCGCGCCGGTCAGTTCTACGTGACCAACCGTTGGATGGGCGGCACGCTCACCAACTTCTTCACCATCCAGAAGAGCATCGACCGTCTGAAGAAGCTTGAGGCCATGTTCGCCGACGGCACCGTCAACCGTTACCAGAAGAAGGAAATCCTTCGCCTCCAGCGCGAAATGGACAAGCTTCTGGCGACCCTCGGCGGTATCAAGGACATGGACAAGCTGCCCCAGCTCGCCTTCGTCATCGACCCCCACCGCGAAGACATCGCCATCAAGGAATGCCGCAAGCTCGGCATCCCGATCGTGGCTGTCACCGATACCAACTGCGATCCCGACCTCATCGACTTCGTCATCCCCGGTAACGACGACGCCATCCGCGCCATCAAGCTCTTCGTCGCCGCCATCGCTGACGCCTGCCTCGAAGGCGACGCCCTCCGCAAGGAACGCAAGGGTCAGGACGCCGAAGAGGAACTGAAGAAGGCCAGCGAGCCCAAGGCCGCAGAAGCCGCCGCCGAGTAA
- a CDS encoding fumarylacetoacetate hydrolase family protein, translating into MRVIRVRHRGSVFFAALQDDGVVCLNRQLGYEAPIPLSEITLLPVVAPSKVVCVGLNYRGHAGELGMDVPDEPVFFLKAPTAIIGTGEPIVLPPAVGRVDYEGELALVVGKQCRNITPEQAREHIFGFTCANDVTARDIQKRDGLFGRCKGYDTFCPVGPWIETALEDPGNLTLRTVVNGEVRQQGNTADMLVHPFELLSSISRVMTLLPGDLVLTGTPEGIGPIHAGDEVRVEIDEVGLLTNPVIPADEDATGDTPLQ; encoded by the coding sequence ATGCGCGTCATCAGAGTCCGCCATCGCGGCAGCGTCTTCTTCGCCGCCCTTCAGGACGACGGCGTGGTGTGCCTCAACCGGCAACTGGGGTACGAAGCCCCCATCCCGCTGAGCGAAATCACGCTCCTGCCAGTGGTCGCGCCTTCCAAGGTCGTCTGCGTGGGTCTCAACTACCGCGGGCACGCAGGCGAACTGGGCATGGACGTCCCCGACGAACCGGTGTTTTTCCTCAAGGCCCCCACTGCCATCATCGGCACGGGCGAGCCCATCGTCCTGCCTCCTGCCGTCGGTCGAGTAGACTACGAGGGCGAACTCGCACTGGTGGTGGGCAAGCAATGCCGCAACATCACCCCGGAACAGGCACGCGAGCACATCTTCGGCTTCACGTGCGCCAACGACGTCACCGCGCGCGACATCCAGAAGCGTGACGGGCTGTTCGGACGATGCAAGGGGTACGACACCTTCTGCCCCGTGGGGCCGTGGATAGAGACGGCACTCGAAGACCCCGGCAACCTCACCCTCCGCACCGTTGTGAACGGTGAAGTCCGTCAGCAGGGCAACACCGCTGACATGCTGGTTCACCCCTTCGAGTTGCTCAGTTCCATCTCTCGCGTGATGACACTGCTGCCCGGAGACCTGGTGCTGACCGGAACCCCCGAAGGCATCGGCCCCATCCACGCCGGTGACGAGGTACGCGTCGAAATCGACGAGGTGGGGCTGCTGACCAACCCCGTCATCCCCGCCGACGAAGACGCAACTGGCGATACGCCCCTCCAGTAG
- a CDS encoding ribonuclease J gives MAEHAPHFTITPLGGLGEIGLNCQVWSTADSTVLIDCGLMFPDDYHLGVDVVIPRFDHILQQRDKVRGIILTHGHEDHIGALPWLVPHLRGIPIFGSRFTLALVEHKLREHGLADRVEFVPVTPGTPLALGDMTFHFLPVCHSIIEGYAVGVETPVGRVLHTGDFKIDPHPLEGSGTDLDLFRSFAGDEGVRLLLSDSTNIEREGHSLPEREILSSFRHIFTEAQGRIVITLFSSHIQRIQEVFDLAAEFGRTVVVSGRSLMTNIELAREHGFLRVPPALHMDAAGLPPVADRDMVLLVTGSQGEPLSALSRITMGEHKHLTIHEGDTVVMSSRIIPGNARAITRLINQIYRLGAEVYYDKFRAIHASGHAHRDELRAMIETMRPQCFVPVHGEYRHLVKHARLAQECGVAPERAFILENGDPLTLLPQGVRLGERIHVESILVDGKGVGDVGHSVLKERHILGGEGMVIVVLVVDEVTWDVLHGPEMLSKGFVFEQHYNHVLEDAKCIVLDIFENIPPGETERLQDRIRSALRRFFRKVLERDPIVVPVITTI, from the coding sequence ATGGCGGAACACGCCCCCCACTTCACCATCACCCCCCTAGGCGGGCTTGGCGAAATCGGCCTCAATTGCCAGGTCTGGTCCACCGCAGACAGCACGGTCCTCATCGACTGCGGGCTCATGTTCCCGGACGACTACCACCTCGGGGTGGACGTGGTCATCCCGCGGTTCGACCATATTCTCCAGCAGCGCGACAAGGTGCGGGGCATCATCCTCACGCACGGGCATGAAGACCATATCGGTGCGCTCCCGTGGCTTGTGCCGCACCTGCGCGGCATCCCCATATTCGGGTCGCGTTTCACGCTGGCACTCGTAGAGCACAAACTGAGAGAGCACGGGCTGGCCGACAGGGTGGAATTCGTCCCCGTCACCCCCGGAACGCCGCTTGCCCTCGGTGACATGACCTTCCATTTCCTGCCCGTATGCCACTCCATCATCGAAGGGTACGCCGTGGGTGTCGAAACCCCGGTGGGCCGCGTACTGCATACCGGCGACTTCAAGATAGACCCCCACCCCCTCGAGGGTTCCGGCACCGACCTCGACCTCTTCCGCAGCTTCGCCGGCGACGAAGGGGTACGGCTGCTGCTCTCCGATTCCACCAACATCGAACGTGAAGGCCATTCCCTGCCTGAACGCGAGATACTCTCCAGCTTCAGGCACATCTTCACCGAGGCGCAGGGGCGCATCGTCATCACGCTGTTCTCGAGCCACATCCAGCGCATTCAGGAGGTCTTCGACCTTGCGGCGGAGTTCGGCCGAACCGTGGTGGTGAGCGGGCGCAGCCTCATGACGAACATCGAACTCGCACGAGAGCACGGCTTTCTGCGCGTTCCCCCCGCGTTGCACATGGATGCGGCAGGACTGCCCCCCGTGGCCGACCGCGACATGGTCCTGCTGGTGACAGGCTCACAGGGAGAGCCGCTCTCCGCCCTGTCACGCATCACCATGGGTGAACACAAGCACCTCACCATCCATGAAGGCGACACGGTGGTGATGTCGTCACGCATCATCCCCGGCAACGCCCGCGCCATCACCCGGCTCATCAACCAGATATACCGCCTCGGGGCCGAGGTGTACTACGACAAGTTCCGGGCCATCCACGCCTCCGGTCATGCCCATCGCGACGAGTTGCGCGCCATGATCGAGACGATGCGCCCGCAGTGCTTCGTCCCCGTGCATGGCGAATACCGCCACCTTGTCAAGCACGCGCGCCTCGCGCAGGAATGTGGTGTCGCCCCGGAGCGCGCCTTCATCCTCGAGAACGGCGACCCGCTCACCCTGCTTCCGCAAGGGGTGCGCCTCGGCGAACGCATCCATGTGGAATCCATACTCGTGGACGGCAAGGGCGTAGGCGACGTGGGACACTCGGTGCTCAAGGAACGCCACATCCTCGGCGGCGAGGGCATGGTCATCGTGGTGCTCGTCGTGGACGAGGTGACATGGGATGTACTCCACGGACCGGAGATGCTCTCCAAGGGCTTCGTCTTCGAGCAGCACTACAACCATGTGCTCGAAGACGCCAAATGCATCGTCCTCGACATCTTCGAGAACATCCCCCCCGGTGAGACGGAACGCCTGCAAGACCGCATACGCTCCGCACTGCGTCGTTTCTTCCGCAAGGTGCTCGAGCGGGACCCCATCGTGGTGCCCGTCATCACAACCATCTAG
- a CDS encoding TraR/DksA family transcriptional regulator, with amino-acid sequence MTQTIQSPEEAVALVRAHLRKDIDQTEAAINAMSNDILTVDDVEHRQVFSMAEQRANIEQLKGRLRSLRTALARTGDEEFGWCDECGDAIGVQRLLSVPTTRLCIACARRREDQFART; translated from the coding sequence ATGACACAGACCATCCAGTCACCCGAAGAGGCCGTAGCCCTCGTACGGGCACACCTGCGCAAGGACATCGACCAGACCGAAGCCGCCATCAACGCCATGAGCAACGACATCCTCACGGTGGATGATGTGGAGCACCGTCAGGTGTTCTCCATGGCCGAACAGCGCGCCAACATCGAACAGCTCAAGGGGCGTCTGCGCTCTCTGCGTACGGCCCTAGCCCGCACGGGCGACGAGGAATTCGGCTGGTGCGACGAATGCGGCGACGCCATCGGGGTACAACGCCTTCTTTCGGTACCCACGACACGACTGTGCATCGCCTGCGCCCGACGCCGCGAAGACCAGTTCGCCAGAACCTGA
- a CDS encoding elongation factor G, with protein sequence MSKALETQRTYALVGTGGCGKTSLAEMLLYRAGVVNRLGRSEEGTTTLDYEPEEVKRRGSIQPAFATWLWNRNRHFLVDIPGDTNFIGDIGYLLTGVDAAVFVIDAVDGVRPLTKKLWKAVRDASLPAIVCINKLDRDRADFNMAFNGLASTLGMKPVLLYVPIGGPSDFRGVVDVMADKALMFGENGAVTEAPVPDDLAEEVAILRETTIENIAESDETLMEKYLEEGVLSPDELAAGLRKGVLSGDLVPVVVAAALEDKGGVQLLDTIDALFPSPLDRPAWVDAEGNERASTDEAPAACFVFKTLADPFAGQLNMVRILSGTISTESTLKNMTTGDPERLGSLAFMVGKTQTPCKEALGPGAIVAVAKLKGTRTGDTLCDEKAPFVLPKPALPPQLISYALAPKEKGEEDKVFAAMHKLLDEDVTLRLSRDGESSDILVSGMGQLHIELSVEKARRRYKAEILLKTPKIPYREALRGKAQVQGRHKKQSGGRGQFGDCWIEIEGLPRGTGYVFEDAIVGGSIPRQYIPAVDKGVQEAAARGYLAGFPVVDFKVKLYDGSYHTVDSSEMAFKIAGSIAFKKAMEMVKPVLLEPLVLLTVSVPDEFMGDVIGDLSSRRGKVLGSDSVAGLTEIKAHVPMSEVLRYAPDLRSMTGGQGLFTMEFDHYEEAPPPVAEKVIAEHAKERAEA encoded by the coding sequence ATGTCCAAAGCGTTGGAGACCCAGAGAACCTATGCACTTGTAGGTACCGGAGGCTGCGGCAAGACCTCACTGGCCGAGATGCTGCTGTATCGGGCCGGTGTGGTCAACCGCCTCGGTAGATCCGAGGAGGGAACGACAACCCTCGACTACGAGCCGGAGGAGGTGAAACGGCGAGGCAGCATCCAGCCCGCCTTCGCCACATGGCTGTGGAACAGGAACCGCCACTTTCTCGTGGACATTCCGGGCGACACGAATTTCATCGGCGACATCGGCTACCTGCTGACAGGTGTCGATGCCGCCGTTTTCGTCATCGACGCCGTGGACGGCGTACGGCCACTGACGAAAAAACTCTGGAAGGCAGTGCGTGACGCCAGCCTTCCCGCCATCGTCTGCATCAACAAACTCGACCGAGACCGCGCCGATTTCAACATGGCCTTCAACGGCCTTGCCTCCACGCTGGGCATGAAACCCGTACTGCTGTACGTGCCCATCGGCGGCCCATCAGACTTCAGGGGCGTGGTGGACGTCATGGCCGACAAGGCCCTCATGTTCGGTGAGAACGGGGCGGTCACAGAGGCCCCGGTGCCTGACGACCTGGCTGAAGAAGTCGCCATCCTGCGTGAGACCACCATCGAGAACATCGCCGAAAGCGATGAGACGCTGATGGAGAAATACCTCGAAGAAGGTGTGCTCTCGCCCGATGAACTCGCTGCCGGACTGCGCAAGGGCGTACTCTCCGGCGACCTCGTCCCGGTCGTCGTGGCCGCGGCGCTTGAGGACAAGGGCGGCGTGCAGTTGCTCGACACCATCGATGCCCTCTTCCCCTCTCCCCTCGACCGCCCGGCATGGGTCGACGCCGAGGGCAACGAACGGGCCTCCACCGATGAGGCCCCCGCAGCCTGCTTCGTCTTCAAGACACTGGCCGACCCCTTCGCCGGGCAGCTGAACATGGTGCGCATCCTCTCCGGCACCATCTCCACCGAATCGACACTCAAGAACATGACCACCGGCGACCCCGAACGCCTCGGCAGCCTCGCCTTCATGGTCGGCAAGACACAGACCCCATGCAAGGAGGCCCTCGGCCCCGGTGCCATCGTGGCGGTGGCCAAACTGAAGGGCACCCGCACCGGCGACACCCTGTGCGACGAGAAGGCCCCCTTCGTGCTGCCGAAACCCGCGCTTCCGCCGCAACTCATCAGCTACGCGCTCGCCCCCAAGGAAAAGGGGGAAGAGGACAAGGTCTTCGCCGCCATGCACAAGCTGCTTGACGAAGACGTGACCCTGCGCCTCTCGCGCGACGGCGAAAGCAGCGACATCCTCGTCTCGGGGATGGGCCAGCTGCACATCGAGCTTTCCGTCGAGAAGGCCCGCCGCCGCTACAAGGCCGAGATACTCCTTAAAACGCCCAAGATTCCCTACCGCGAAGCCCTGCGCGGCAAGGCACAGGTGCAGGGTCGACACAAGAAGCAGTCGGGCGGTCGCGGGCAATTCGGCGACTGCTGGATCGAGATCGAAGGGCTGCCTCGTGGCACGGGCTATGTCTTCGAGGACGCCATCGTCGGCGGCTCCATCCCGCGCCAGTACATCCCTGCCGTGGACAAGGGCGTGCAGGAGGCTGCCGCACGTGGCTATCTCGCGGGGTTCCCGGTGGTCGACTTCAAGGTCAAACTCTACGACGGCAGCTACCACACGGTGGACTCGTCCGAAATGGCCTTCAAGATCGCGGGTTCCATCGCCTTCAAAAAGGCCATGGAGATGGTCAAACCGGTCCTTCTCGAACCTCTGGTGCTGCTCACCGTCTCCGTACCCGACGAATTCATGGGCGACGTCATCGGCGACCTCTCGTCGCGTCGTGGCAAGGTGCTCGGTTCCGACTCTGTGGCGGGACTCACCGAAATCAAGGCTCATGTGCCCATGAGCGAGGTACTGCGCTACGCCCCCGACCTGCGTTCCATGACCGGCGGACAGGGGTTGTTCACCATGGAGTTCGACCATTACGAGGAGGCGCCGCCACCCGTGGCTGAGAAGGTCATCGCCGAACACGCCAAGGAGCGTGCCGAAGCCTAG
- a CDS encoding glutaredoxin family protein — MSGCSVKLFALSTCVHCKNTRRFLEDHKVDVDCIYVDTLQGEERKQVVEEVKKHNPKLSFPTVVCANGKVIVGYREDELKEALSL; from the coding sequence ATGTCAGGTTGCAGCGTCAAGCTTTTCGCACTCTCCACCTGCGTGCACTGCAAGAACACGCGGCGTTTTCTTGAAGACCACAAGGTGGATGTCGATTGCATCTATGTGGACACCCTGCAGGGTGAAGAGCGCAAGCAGGTGGTGGAAGAGGTGAAGAAGCATAACCCCAAGCTGTCGTTCCCCACTGTGGTATGCGCAAACGGCAAGGTGATTGTCGGCTACCGCGAAGATGAACTGAAGGAGGCTCTTTCGTTATGA
- a CDS encoding ferredoxin-thioredoxin reductase catalytic domain-containing protein, translating into MSAPATAEQLFETLRKLQEPKGYHFNADMDMTMSLLENLIATRDRYGYMACPCRLANGTFAQDRDIVCPCVYREEDVREYGACFCGLYVSREWNEGKVPHVFVPERRPPEKIFG; encoded by the coding sequence ATGAGCGCACCGGCTACCGCCGAGCAACTCTTCGAGACGTTGCGCAAGTTGCAGGAACCCAAGGGCTATCACTTCAATGCCGACATGGACATGACCATGTCGTTGCTCGAGAATCTCATCGCCACACGTGACAGGTACGGTTACATGGCCTGCCCGTGTCGCCTTGCCAATGGCACCTTCGCGCAGGACAGGGACATCGTCTGTCCCTGCGTGTACCGCGAGGAAGACGTGCGCGAATACGGGGCCTGCTTCTGCGGGCTGTATGTCTCACGCGAATGGAACGAGGGCAAGGTACCGCACGTATTCGTGCCGGAACGTCGGCCTCCGGAGAAAATATTCGGTTGA